The following nucleotide sequence is from Labilibaculum sp. DW002.
GAAGAAACCAATAGGTAGCTTCATCAACTTAATTAGAAAGTCGGATATCAAGGAAATATTTATGCGAGTAGAAATATGCAAAAGAATCCACGATCTTATAAACTCGACCGATATACGCGAAATGAAAAGTACCAACTGCGCAATAAGAACCAATGTAATAAAACTTAAGTTCTTGGTATTGATACCCACATCGACAACCGATTGGGTTAAAAATGGGAAGATTAGCTGTAACAAAGAACCAAACAACATTCCCAAGCCCAACTGAACAAGAAATTTTTTGTATGGTTTTAAATATTTTAATAAAAAGCCAATGTTTTTTTTGTTGGATACATCCTCGTCGCTTTGATTGTAAAAATCTGGTGTTGGTTCCAGTAACAAGCATAAACCTTTTACCTCGCCATCAACTTTAGTAGATGCCCAAGCTTTTATAAACTCCTCCTTAGTGAATTTTAATAATCCAGATGCTGGATCAGCTACATGTACGATCGTTCTTTTGTTCTTCGTCTCTATTTTATGAACCACTACAAAGTGCGCTTGATTCCAATGGCAAATAGCTGGTAGTGTAGCTTCATCTTGTAATTGCCTGTAGCTAATTCGAACACCCATAGTTTTCAAACCAATACTTTCCGCTGCATCGGCTATTCCCAACATCGAAACACCTTCTCGGGTAATGTGCGATTTATCTCGTAAAGATTGAAGACTAAAATTCTTTCCAAAATGAGAAGCAATCATGCGTAAACACGTTGGGCCACAATCCATGGCATCCAATTGGCGGAAATGGGGGAAATCTTTCTTCAAGGTAGAATCGTAGTTAGTAATTTATTATAGTCAAGCTAAAAATAGGGAAAATTGTTGGAATGGACTAAACACAGGATTTATATTAATCAATAGAATGTATTTAAATAAAAACCCCATTTGGAAAACCAGATGGGGATAAAATATTTTAAGAAGTAGCGTTTACAAAATACCGCCTACCTTTTTAAGTGCTTTACTGTTTAGAATTTTAATTTTTCGACCGTTCAATTCAATCAGTTTATCTGATTTAAATTCTGATAAGAGACGAATAACCGATTCTGTAGCTGTACCAACCATATTGGCCAATTCTTCGCGTGTTAATGCAATTTTAAGTGTGTTGTCCTCTGTTAGACCGAAAGTACTCTCTAAATGCACTAAAATCTCTGCTAAACGTTCACGAACCGTTTTTTGAGCAATATCTGTAATGTAATCGTTCGCTTCATCCAATTCTCTGCAAGTAATTTCCATTAGTTCCATCGCAAAGTCTGAATTCTCACGTATTAACTTGGTAAGTACATTACCTGGTATAAAACATACAATGGTATCTTCAATTACCTTCGCTGAAGTACAAGCACGTTCCTTACTTAATACGGATCTAAAACCAATTAAATTACCTGGTTTCGCAAATTTTATAATTTGTTCTTTCCCTTCAATTCCTGTTTTAAAAACTTTTAAAACTCCTGAGAAAAGAAAATAACATCCCTTTGCTGAATCTCCCTCAGAGTAGATCACACTTCCTCTCTTAAAGAAATGTACATCTTCGTCCCAGAACAAAAGATTCATATCCTCACGCTGAAGATGCTGAAATCGTTCGCCAAATTTCTCGGCTAATTGATTACAATTTGGAAGAATTTGATTCTGCTTCATTCACTTCAAATTAAAACTGAAACTAATACTACCATTTCAACAACTCTTTTTCAATCAGAGCTTTTATATTTTTAAAAGCTACATGAAAAGTTAGATGATTAGATGGCTTTTTTATACTTTTAATATAAATCAAAACCGAATTATATTCAGGTTTAAATATACAAATTTAAGTTTTACTTATACAAGCCTTATAGTAGACTAAAAACAACAATAATATGAAGCATAAAGTAGAAATGTCGTGGTTGGGAAATCTGGCTTACGAAACAGACATGGATGGACACAAAATGATAACCGATGCAGGAACAGAAGTTGGTGGCGAAGACAGAGGTTTTCGTCCAAAAAAACTAATGTTGACCGCTTTAGCTGGATGTACTGGTATTGATATGGCGCTTATCCTAAAAAAAATGCGTGTTGATGTGAAGGACATCAAAGTATCAGTTGAAGGTGAACTAACAGAGGAACAACCTAGCTATTACAAAAACATGCATATTGTTTTTGAATTTTTTGGAACCGATTTACCTCATAAAAAAATTGAAAGAGCCGTAAAATTATCTGAAGAAGAATATTGCGGTGTTAGTGCTTTGTACAAACAGGCAATTCCTGTTACTTCGGAGATTATTTATCATGAGGAATAGTATTTGAAGAGACGCACGGCCGTGCGTCTGTACTTTACAAAAAAATAAAAGTGCCTTTCAAAATTGAAAGGCACTCTCTATATCATATAATAATCAATCTTTTTGTTTAGAATCCTGCTGCTGTAAACTGCTCTAAGAAACGAATATCATTTTCAAAGAACAAACGAAGGTCCTTAATACCATATTTTAACATAGTAATACGCTCAATACCCATACCAAGTGCAAAGCCTGTATATTTTTTACTGTCGATACCATTTAAATCCAAAACATTTGGATCTACCATACCACAACCTAAAATTTCTAACCAACCTGTACCCTTACATACATTACAACCATCACCACCACAAAGTGAACAAGTCACATCTACCTCAGCCGAAGGCTCAGTAAACGGGAAATATGAAGGACGCAAACGAATCTCTGTTTTTTCACCAAAGAATTCTTTAGCAAAATAGCTTAGTGTTTGCTTTAAGTCAGCGAAAGAAACATTCTCATCGATATAAAGACACTCAATTTGATGGAAAATACAATGAGCACGAGCAGAAATTGCTTCATTACGAAATACACGACCTGGTGTTAAACAACGAATCGGCAATTCCATTTCTGCCATATCATGTGCCTGAACAGATGACGTATGCGTACGCAATAAGATATCCGGGTTTTTCTCGATAAAGAAAGTATCCTGCATATCACGTGCCGGATGTTCTTCCGGGAAATTTAATGCTGAGAAATTATGCCAATCATCTTCAATTTCCGGTCCTTCAGAAATAGTAAATCCTAAACGCGCAAAAATCTCAATAATTTCGTTTTTAACCAATGACAATGGGTGACGAGATCCAAGCTTAACTGAATCAGCTGGAAGACTTAAATCAAGACCAGACTTATCAAAATCAGAATTGGTAAAACTATCTTTCAATTCGTTCACCTTATCAAGTGCAGTTGTTTTCAACTGGTTTAAAAGTTGTCCAACAGCCTTCTTTTCTTCATTTGGCACATTCTTAAAATCGCCAAAAAGAGCTGCAATTGTTCCTTTTTTACTCAGGTGTTTAATTCTGAACTGCTCTACTTCCTCTAGTGTCGTTGCTGAAAATCCATTCAGCTCCTCAAGTAAATTCTTTATTTTGTCTAACATGTTCTTTATCTTTTGAAATCTAATAGGCGGCAAAGTTACAAAAAGTTTTTTCTCATTAGCCAAATGATAATAGCTAAATGCCAAAAGCTCTTAATACTTCAATATTTTTACTTTCATTTTTACATCCGTGTAAGGCCGATCGTTAGCATCTGTTTTTAGATTAGCAATTTTATCCAAAA
It contains:
- a CDS encoding Crp/Fnr family transcriptional regulator; translation: MKQNQILPNCNQLAEKFGERFQHLQREDMNLLFWDEDVHFFKRGSVIYSEGDSAKGCYFLFSGVLKVFKTGIEGKEQIIKFAKPGNLIGFRSVLSKERACTSAKVIEDTIVCFIPGNVLTKLIRENSDFAMELMEITCRELDEANDYITDIAQKTVRERLAEILVHLESTFGLTEDNTLKIALTREELANMVGTATESVIRLLSEFKSDKLIELNGRKIKILNSKALKKVGGIL
- the pheS gene encoding phenylalanine--tRNA ligase subunit alpha; translation: MLDKIKNLLEELNGFSATTLEEVEQFRIKHLSKKGTIAALFGDFKNVPNEEKKAVGQLLNQLKTTALDKVNELKDSFTNSDFDKSGLDLSLPADSVKLGSRHPLSLVKNEIIEIFARLGFTISEGPEIEDDWHNFSALNFPEEHPARDMQDTFFIEKNPDILLRTHTSSVQAHDMAEMELPIRCLTPGRVFRNEAISARAHCIFHQIECLYIDENVSFADLKQTLSYFAKEFFGEKTEIRLRPSYFPFTEPSAEVDVTCSLCGGDGCNVCKGTGWLEILGCGMVDPNVLDLNGIDSKKYTGFALGMGIERITMLKYGIKDLRLFFENDIRFLEQFTAAGF
- a CDS encoding OsmC family protein, with translation MKHKVEMSWLGNLAYETDMDGHKMITDAGTEVGGEDRGFRPKKLMLTALAGCTGIDMALILKKMRVDVKDIKVSVEGELTEEQPSYYKNMHIVFEFFGTDLPHKKIERAVKLSEEEYCGVSALYKQAIPVTSEIIYHEE